From a region of the Corallococcus coralloides DSM 2259 genome:
- a CDS encoding FTR1 family protein, protein MKHAASLTLCLLLALSSSARAEAPATDEGRTWHRLVGILQYLQADYPAAVSSQSEFELTEQKSFAAEALAAAKELGPAAATFVPRVEAIQARVNEAKDPEGVSRDCGELVESLVLAGGLARSPRVAPDLEHGKKLFQANCTACHGAEGKADVAIAANMEPQPANFHDPELMEDGLTPYKAFNTTSFGVPGTAMPAFPTLTEDDRWSLAFFVFTLRQPPCQGEPPNASLERLATSTDAELAKAFGAEKVACLRRNMPDADEEKVLLNARAAVGHAMRMGAEGDYVGAKNALLDAYLNGLEPVEPKLRGRDPALTQKLEEAFMQARLAAERKSPHLQDEGRELLSLLDQARKTTGSTTDVLSVAWLTLLILLREGFEATIIVTALLAALKKMKAMDQVRVVHAGWVSALIAGALAYIVGRKLLAGAQREWLEGVTALVAVAMLLYAALWLNARANVSHFMGELRQKMQGALGRGSTVGLFVIAFTSVLRESFETAIFLQGLAVDSAAGVVWGVVAGVVALAVLVLFVNRMGYRLPMKTLFNLSTVVMVVTAVMLLGKGIHSLQEVGALPLVPVRFIYVDMLGLYPDALSLVPQALLAVAPLVYRALRRRPREETPTSGDSATPTQPLR, encoded by the coding sequence GTGAAACACGCCGCCTCCCTCACGTTGTGCCTGCTGCTCGCGCTGTCCTCTTCTGCCCGGGCCGAGGCTCCGGCGACCGACGAGGGGCGCACCTGGCACCGGCTGGTGGGCATCCTCCAGTACCTCCAGGCGGACTATCCGGCGGCGGTGTCGTCGCAGTCGGAGTTCGAGCTGACGGAGCAGAAGAGCTTCGCGGCGGAGGCGCTGGCGGCGGCGAAGGAGCTGGGCCCGGCGGCGGCCACGTTCGTGCCCCGCGTGGAGGCCATCCAGGCGCGCGTCAATGAAGCGAAGGACCCGGAGGGCGTGAGCCGCGACTGCGGGGAGCTGGTGGAGAGCCTGGTGCTCGCCGGGGGCCTGGCGCGCAGTCCTCGCGTGGCGCCGGACCTGGAGCACGGCAAGAAGCTCTTCCAGGCCAACTGCACGGCGTGCCACGGCGCGGAGGGCAAGGCGGACGTGGCCATCGCGGCGAACATGGAGCCGCAGCCGGCGAACTTCCACGACCCGGAGCTGATGGAGGACGGGCTCACGCCGTACAAGGCGTTCAACACCACCAGCTTCGGCGTGCCCGGCACGGCGATGCCGGCCTTCCCCACGCTCACCGAGGACGACCGCTGGTCGCTGGCCTTCTTCGTCTTCACCCTGCGCCAGCCGCCGTGCCAGGGCGAGCCGCCCAACGCGTCGCTGGAGCGGCTGGCCACGTCCACGGACGCGGAGCTGGCGAAGGCGTTCGGCGCGGAGAAGGTGGCGTGCCTGCGCCGGAACATGCCGGACGCGGACGAGGAGAAGGTCCTGCTCAACGCGCGCGCGGCGGTGGGCCACGCGATGCGCATGGGCGCGGAGGGCGACTACGTGGGCGCGAAGAACGCGCTCCTGGACGCGTACCTGAACGGCCTGGAGCCGGTGGAGCCCAAGCTGCGCGGGCGCGACCCGGCGCTCACCCAGAAGCTGGAAGAGGCCTTCATGCAGGCGCGGCTCGCCGCCGAGCGCAAGAGCCCGCACCTGCAGGACGAGGGGCGTGAGCTGCTGTCGCTCCTGGACCAGGCGCGCAAGACCACGGGGAGCACCACGGACGTGCTGTCCGTGGCGTGGCTCACGCTGCTCATCCTCCTGCGTGAAGGCTTCGAGGCGACCATCATCGTCACGGCGCTGCTGGCGGCGCTGAAGAAGATGAAGGCCATGGACCAGGTGCGCGTGGTGCACGCGGGCTGGGTGTCCGCGCTCATCGCGGGCGCCCTCGCGTACATCGTGGGGCGCAAGCTGCTGGCGGGCGCTCAGCGCGAGTGGCTGGAGGGCGTCACCGCGCTGGTGGCGGTGGCCATGCTGCTGTACGCGGCGCTGTGGCTCAACGCGCGCGCGAACGTGAGCCACTTCATGGGCGAGCTGCGCCAGAAGATGCAGGGCGCGCTGGGCCGGGGCAGCACGGTGGGCCTGTTCGTCATCGCGTTCACGTCCGTGCTGCGTGAGAGCTTCGAGACGGCCATCTTCCTCCAGGGCCTGGCGGTGGACTCCGCGGCGGGCGTGGTCTGGGGCGTGGTGGCGGGCGTCGTGGCGCTGGCGGTGCTGGTGCTCTTCGTCAACCGCATGGGCTACCGGCTGCCCATGAAGACGCTCTTCAACCTCTCCACGGTGGTGATGGTTGTGACGGCGGTGATGCTGCTGGGCAAGGGCATCCACTCGCTGCAGGAGGTGGGCGCGCTGCCGCTGGTGCCGGTGCGCTTCATCTACGTGGACATGCTGGGCCTGTATCCGGATGCGCTGTCGCTGGTGCCGCAGGCGCTGCTGGCCGTGGCGCCGCTCGTCTACCGGGCCCTGCGCCGCCGGCCTCGTGAGGAGACGCCCACTTCCGGCGACAGCGCGACGCCGACGCAGCCCTTGCGGTAG
- a CDS encoding MBL fold metallo-hydrolase has product MSEPLPGMGLFAPHTPVEPRPSSVVILYRRAHSGVEVFWVKRERALAFAGGFYAFPGGKLDKDDHEVPVQGAQGEEAALRSAAARELFEEAGVLLAEGASALSPETLEEGRAALLAGTAKWSEWLVRHSLSLRAEDLKPAGRWVTPPAIPVRFDTRFYLVELPEGAAASIIPGELTEGAWIRPEDALSRWSDGTALLHPPAQHALQVLSEFTDEADARAKLCTPPYCPGYVAQRIEFQRGVRVVALETPTLPPATHTNAYVLGTGDLLIVDPGSSDVKQYAKLLSLVSGLKAEGARPVAVVLTHHHGDHVGGAFAVKERLGIPLWCHARTADRLDFPVERLLEDGEVLNLDGPMVQRWHVLHTPGHARGHLCLVDSRSKAAIVGDMVASVGSIVIDPPEGNMVDYLTQLKRLRDWPVTTLYPAHGSPVPDGPGKLNEYLRHRAQREALILEAVPATGATLAEVVATAYADTPPLLHPVAERSALASLEKLVAEGRVREESFTWFRVGA; this is encoded by the coding sequence ATGAGCGAGCCCCTTCCCGGCATGGGCCTCTTCGCGCCCCACACCCCCGTGGAGCCACGGCCCTCCTCGGTGGTCATCCTCTACCGCCGCGCGCACTCCGGCGTGGAGGTGTTCTGGGTGAAGCGCGAGCGCGCGCTCGCCTTCGCGGGCGGCTTCTACGCCTTCCCCGGCGGCAAGCTGGACAAGGACGACCACGAAGTCCCCGTGCAGGGCGCCCAGGGAGAAGAGGCCGCGCTGCGCTCCGCGGCGGCTCGCGAGCTGTTCGAGGAAGCGGGCGTGCTGTTGGCGGAAGGCGCGAGCGCGCTGTCTCCCGAGACGCTGGAGGAGGGGCGGGCGGCGCTGCTCGCGGGCACGGCGAAGTGGAGCGAGTGGCTGGTGCGCCACTCGCTGTCCCTGCGCGCGGAGGACCTCAAGCCCGCGGGGCGCTGGGTGACGCCGCCGGCCATCCCGGTGCGCTTCGACACGCGCTTCTACCTGGTGGAGCTGCCGGAGGGCGCGGCGGCGAGCATCATCCCGGGCGAGCTGACGGAAGGCGCGTGGATCCGCCCGGAGGACGCGCTGTCGCGCTGGAGTGACGGCACGGCGCTGCTGCATCCGCCCGCGCAGCACGCGTTGCAGGTGCTGTCGGAGTTCACGGACGAAGCGGACGCGCGCGCGAAGCTGTGCACGCCGCCGTACTGCCCGGGCTACGTGGCCCAGCGCATCGAGTTCCAGCGCGGCGTGCGCGTGGTGGCGCTGGAGACGCCCACGCTGCCTCCGGCGACGCACACCAATGCGTACGTGCTGGGCACGGGCGACCTGCTCATCGTGGACCCCGGCTCGTCGGACGTGAAGCAGTACGCGAAGCTCCTGTCGCTGGTGTCGGGCCTGAAGGCGGAGGGTGCGCGTCCGGTGGCGGTGGTGCTCACGCACCATCACGGCGACCACGTGGGCGGGGCGTTCGCGGTGAAGGAGCGGCTGGGCATTCCGCTCTGGTGCCACGCGCGCACGGCGGACCGGCTGGACTTCCCGGTGGAGCGGCTGCTGGAGGACGGCGAGGTGCTCAACCTGGACGGGCCGATGGTGCAGCGCTGGCACGTGCTGCACACGCCGGGGCACGCGCGCGGTCACCTGTGCCTGGTGGACTCGCGCAGCAAGGCGGCCATCGTGGGGGACATGGTGGCGAGCGTGGGCTCCATCGTCATCGACCCGCCGGAAGGCAACATGGTGGACTACCTCACGCAGTTGAAGCGGCTGCGCGACTGGCCCGTGACGACGCTGTACCCCGCGCACGGGTCGCCGGTGCCGGATGGCCCGGGCAAGCTGAACGAGTACCTGCGCCACCGCGCCCAGCGCGAGGCCCTCATCCTGGAGGCCGTGCCCGCGACGGGCGCGACGCTCGCGGAGGTGGTGGCCACGGCCTACGCGGACACGCCGCCGCTCTTGCATCCGGTGGCGGAGCGCAGCGCCCTGGCGTCCCTGGAGAAGCTGGTGGCGGAGGGCCGCGTGCGCGAGGAATCATTCACCTGGTTCCGCGTCGGAGCCTGA
- a CDS encoding glutathione S-transferase family protein, giving the protein MTITITAFERSPDRGRGLARDMRVRWALEEVGQPYDVRLVSFEAMKQPAHKALHPFGQIPTYEEGELALFESGAIVFHIAERHAGLLPEDSNGRARSIAWMFAALNTVEPPIFDRSLVTILERDQPWYEHRLRALDDLIRKRLDDLSARLGAADWLDGAFSAADILMVTVLRRAQAMGILEAYPSLAAYIARAEARPAYQRAFAAQLAVFNAVPPTG; this is encoded by the coding sequence ATGACCATCACCATCACCGCCTTTGAACGCTCGCCCGATCGCGGCAGGGGACTGGCGCGGGACATGCGGGTGCGCTGGGCGCTGGAAGAGGTGGGCCAGCCCTACGACGTCCGTCTGGTGTCGTTCGAAGCGATGAAGCAGCCCGCGCACAAGGCGCTGCATCCGTTCGGTCAGATCCCGACCTACGAGGAGGGCGAGCTCGCCCTGTTCGAGTCCGGCGCGATTGTCTTCCACATCGCGGAGCGCCATGCCGGCCTGCTGCCGGAAGATTCGAATGGCCGCGCTCGCTCGATCGCGTGGATGTTCGCGGCGCTCAACACGGTCGAGCCGCCCATCTTCGACCGCAGCCTGGTGACGATTCTCGAGCGCGACCAGCCCTGGTACGAGCATCGCCTGCGCGCGCTGGACGACCTCATCCGGAAACGGCTGGACGACCTCTCCGCGCGCCTCGGCGCTGCCGACTGGCTCGACGGCGCCTTCAGCGCGGCGGACATCCTCATGGTGACGGTCCTGCGCAGAGCGCAGGCGATGGGCATCCTCGAGGCGTATCCGAGCCTCGCCGCCTATATTGCCCGCGCCGAAGCGCGCCCGGCCTACCAGCGTGCGTTCGCCGCGCAACTGGCGGTGTTCAACGCCGTGCCTCCGACCGGGTGA